The Salvelinus fontinalis isolate EN_2023a chromosome 13, ASM2944872v1, whole genome shotgun sequence DNA segment TGTTAGTCCATCTGTTATAAAATGTTTGTAGGACAGTCACAGTATCACAGTGAggggacctgtgtgtgtgtgtgtgtgtgtgtgtgtgtgtgtgtgtgtgtgtgtgtgtgtgtgtgtgtgtgtgtgtgtgtgtgtgtgtgtgtgtgtgtgtgtgtgtgtgtgtgtgtgtgtgtgtgtgtgtgtgtgtgtgtgtgtgtgtgtgcttgcgtgcgtgcgggGCACAGTTGGATAAATATGCATTATTCGAGGCGTCTGATCGTGTTTTAATGAGCTCCATAGAGCGGTTTGTTTTGATGTTCTACAGAAAACTGGTGCAtctgttgttctctgtctgtgtgtgtgtgtgtgtgcacgatcACGTGCACGTCTTGTGCTGTGCCCTCTTTAGGTTCTTTATACTTGTGCTATGACATCAAACTGTACCTAAAAGAGCAGTATGCTTAGTGTGAGGGGTCATGTGTGGTCCTTATGATTAAATGagagattggggggggggggggggttctcatcTGTTTATAGTCAAGGTAACAAACCTCCTTGGACCACATCCAAAGCCAGAACATACCCAAGCCAGGGAGATGAGGAGCAAATATTCACAAAGAGAGGAGCTATGATAGATGTGCCAAGATCTATCCTCCGCTGCTCTGCATCagtgccatacacacacacacacacacacacacacacacacacacacacacacacacacacacacacacacacacacacacacacacacacacacacacacacacacacacacgcgcacacacacacgcacacacacacacagcatcaatGCCATTCACCACATCTTGCCACAGTGAAAGCCTCTTTACACACAACAACAAGGGACACCATGCCATGTCGAACGAAAGAGCAGCAACATCAACGGGACCAGGACCTTATGTAGAGCTAAATAAAAAACACACTTCAGCTTGGAGGTGTGAGAAAAGATGATGCAGAGAAGGGATAGACAGATGGGGTCCTTCTAATCAACTACTGTAGCCATGCCTGTTCTCCGATCCCTTCATACggctggaggaggggagaggaacaagAGGAAATGGATTCCACAGGGAAGCAGCAAAGACATGCCCCTAGCCAAGACTGATGCAGTGGACCATGGCAGAGGAACACAGAGCAGACTAGCCCTCCAAAAGCATGCCAGGGGTAATTAGACGAAATAATGACCATCACCCCCTAACTGCCTCGGGGCGGCTGTGACTGACATCACCCCCTAACTGCCTCGGGGCGGCTGTGACTGACATCACCCCCTAACTGCCTCGGGGCGGCTGTGACTGACATCACCCCCTAACTGCCTCGGGGCGGCTGTGACTGACATCACCCCCTAACTGCCTCGGGGCGGCTGTGACTGACATCACCCCCTAACTGCCTCGGGGCGGCTGTGACTGACATCACCCCCTAACTGCCTCGGGGCGGCTGTGACTGACATCACCCCCTAACTGCCTCGGGGCGGCTGTGACTGACATCACCCCCTAACTGCCTCGGGGCGGCTGTGACTGACATCACCCCCTAACTGCCTCGGGGCGGCTGTGACTGACATCACCCCCTAACTGCCTCGGGGCGGCTGTGACTGACATCACCCCCTAACTGCCTCGGGGCGGCTGTGACTGACATCACCCCCTAACTGCCTCGGGGCGGCTGTGACTGACATCACCCCCTAACTGCCTCGGGGCGGCTGTGACTGACATCACCCCCTAACTGCCTCGGGACGGCTGTGACTGACATCACCCCCTAACTGCCTCGGGGCGGCTGTGACTGACATCACCCCCTAACTGCCTCGGGGCGGCTGTGACTGACATCACCCCCTAACTGCCTCGGGGCGGCTGTGACTGACATCACCCCCTAACTGCCTCGGGGCGGCTGTGACTGACTATGCATGCATCACTTGattatacaccccccccccccccacccacccacccgcccACCAACCCCACTCCAAAATATTTGACAAATGtaaatccctctcctctcctctggccatCTATACAGTAAAGAGAACTCGCTGGCTGCCAGGCTCTTAACATCTGAACAGTCCTtcccgtgtgtgcgtgtgtgtgcggaatgtatgtgtatgtgtgtgtgtgtgtgaatctgccTGGGAAGCGGACTCTGTTATGTAAGCCCCAGGTGGCTGTTGTTGTCCTGGACAGAGTTATCACCAAGGGGACAACTTCCTAGGTCCCCCTGCACCACACCTCCTTTTCTTCCCACGTCATACGCTTGTGAGAGGCTGAGTGACTGAGACATGCTCTGTAGGAGGGATGGTATGGCAGACAAGAGGAGTGTAAGAAATGTCAATAAATCCAGGGGCCAACTCCTCTTAAAGCATCATTTAAACTGAATCTGAAtatgccaacaacagaagccGTCATAACGGCTTCACTGCATGGAAGGGAAACGATGAGACAGTGTGTGTAAAATATAAAACACATTATTTAACAAACCTACCACACTGTGAATGTATGAGAAGAATACACAGGCAGGCTGGGTATGCATCTACAGTATCACCACTGTTGTTTTTCcccctttctcttctccctcttctcctccctccctctcatcatcTCCTGGGCTCTGCAGTGGTTTGGCTCCAGCAGTCCCGCCCCCCAGGGGGTCTCACCACAGACCAACAGCATCACCTGCACACCTGGTGCACCAGGCAGGAGGCACACGCAAGCAGCTTTCTGGTCCCTGCAGAAGCCCAGGAGGCAGCAGAGCAGCAGTACTGCAGTTCAGGCAACACTGCCATCTACTGGTAGACATATGTAAATGGAGCTGGGCTGATGACACGGTCACTAAGGCTGTCCATCTGGTTAGAACCAGATTGCCATTAGACTGAGGAACCTTTTTCCATAATGAGAGCATGATGCTGATTGTTATTAGAGGATAAATTCTGATGAAATTATAATACTGTATTAGCTAGCATGCTACTATCATCAAGCTACTATCACCATGTTCCTAGCTAGCCACCCTCTTCACAGGTTGTCATTCATGCATATTTCATCTGGGATCATACAGCATACAAAGGTCAGGGGTCAAGGGTTCAAGCAAGGACTGCTGTTCTACAACAGGGAGATTAAATGTGAAGGATTGTTGGAAACTCACACTACCTCTTATGAACTCACTCAGTTGGATCAATGTGCTTCTAGCATGGACTTTTAAAAAACTGTGTTCCGTATTTGATGTATAATGCTGAATTAAGCAATAAACAGCTGTTAACAAATTGCATATTCAGCCTTTGGATACATCCCGGCTTGGTGTTGGTTGGCATTTGCGGTTCAGAGAGGGACGTGCAAAATTAGCTTACCGTGATTGTCAGCCGCAGGGTAAGGTCAGGAAAAGAATAAtacaataataaaacaaataGGTTTTATTATTTAATGGCTTAGCCTACATGGACTGTTTCATACAATTGGTTAGGAATTTTATTTTACTTTACAAACATTTATGAAACATTGTCTGGTAAAGTATCACTGATGTTCCACATCCAACATAGGCTCAAATACTAAGCCTACTCCAAGTCCCCATCCCCAAATACATTCTGAACTTAATTCTTAACTTAAACAACTTTACTTTACATATGCCCGACTCATCTTTAACAGGGATGTCCTCAGAAACCCTAGAATGATCACGAGGGCTCTCATAAGACACCAAACGGGCACCTGTAGTATGATGACCCCCACAGAGACCTGTAATAATCACCATCTAGACGGATGTGACAAAGTAATCTGTAATAGTAATCATCCATCCATCTGTGACATAGTAATCATCCATCCATCTGTGACATAGTAATCATCCATCCATCTGTGACATAGTAATATGCAGACATCAGTGATGCACAAATGAAATGACATGAGCCTCTGAAGGTTCTATACACAAGCCAAGTTTGCTATAGGTACCAAGGTTAGATCATGCATATTGTAATATGAATAAGATGTGGTCCTGGCCTGGATGAATGAATCTAGCACACAGACAGCCATGTTGTCAGGAGCACTCTAGTGCAGTGGATACCTTGTAGGTTTggctcttcatcctcctcttcatctctcggATCATCTGACAGATGGCCAGGGGGTAGCAGCAATACACTGTAGTCCAGTCCTCACAGACGCTGCCCTGCGcgcgcacgaacacacacacacacacacacacacacacacacacacacacacacacacacacaccaggggaaAGTTCACATCTGGTCTCAGGCAGGGGTCTTTATTTCTATCTGAAGCCTGGCTGctgaaatacataaaaaaatctgAATGTGTCTTTACATAACAAATCTGAATGTGTCTTTACATAACAAATCAGAATGTGTCTTTACGTAACAAATCAGAATGAGTCGTTACTTTACAAATCAGAATGAGTCGTTACTTTACAAATCAGAATGAGTCGTTACTTTACAAATCAGAATGTGTCTTTACATAAAAAATCAGAATGTGTCTTTACATAACAAATCAGAACGAGTCTTTACATAACAAATCAGAATGAGTCGTTACTTTACAAATCAGAATGAGTCGTTACTTTACAAATCAGAATGAGTCGTTACTTTACAAATCAGAATGAGTCGTTACTTTACAAATCAGAATGAGTCGTTACTTTAGAAATCAGAATGAGTCGTTACTTTACAAATCAGAATGAGTCGTTACTTTACAAATCAGAATGAGTCTTTACGTAACAAATCAGAATGAGTCTTTACGTTACAAATCAGAAACACATTTCCCACCGCAtgcaatacaaaataaaatatggTGTACAGCCACAGCTGCGTAGACAGGAGGAAAGTATATGTGAGGGAGTGAGTGACACATAATTTGTTGTACAATAATTTGTTGTACATGATGTGCAACCTACATCTCTTGAAATAAATTGTGATACCGAATTGCTCTGTGAGAGAACACTGCTTTGGTCCCCATGACACCAGTGGGTCGTTAATGGATTCTAATAATACCCATTAACCCCCATCATTATTCCGTAACAATCCTCACCTGTATCTTGTATCTCTCCCTGATGCCCACCCGCATGGCGAATGTGGAGCCAGGGAGcaggggcagacacagacactCCCCGTACTGGTGGGCCAGACTCAGGTCCAAGCAACAGGGCACAAAGACCCCTAAGAGACCTGGGAAAAACGAGAGCGATACAGGGCTTAGGAAAAACTCTACTAGGTTTAGTGCAATGTTATTTCCCACAAGATAGTAGCAGTTGGTTACGGAAAACGTTTCCAATTTGAATACATGTTTTGCAACCCTACAGAGTATTGTAGATTGATATGGTATTATGCAAGAGCATCGTCATCTTTACGAAGTATCCTCTCTTTAACATTGGGTAACATTGAATGTCCATAATTAACATAGGTAGAGCGTAAGCATGTAAGATAGCAGTATAGCCATCCACCATCTGACTATTTCAGTCACTCAAACCGGCAACTGTGACTTTTACTCTTGAGTGTGTACAATGCAGTGTAATAAGCCCAATGCTGTGTCTGCCTCACATGtgctcctgtctccacacacgTTGAACAGACTGCTGCTCCAGTCCCCTCCCGTCTGAGTGATGGTGGTCACTGTTGTCGTGGTTACCCCCAGGCCAGGCTGCGTGAGCACAGGGAGTTTCATCACAGCAGAAGCGGCACTCTGTGTGTTCCAGCTTTCTGTTCCTATGTCCCAGCCCCCGGCTTCCTCGTCCTCCTCATCACCTGGGGCCTGATGCTTTGCAGCTTTGGtgactggtgcacaactgagataAACAAAAAAGGAACTATAAAATGTAGAAATGAATGTAGGCTTAGCTGTGTTGCAATGCGGCTTAAGAACATGTTGGAATGATTCATTACACCCAACAATGGGGATCTCTTCTGATAAAGGCCTAACACTTACTGGTCTGTGGTGACTATGGCTGTGGTGTCCTCCATGCTGACGGCTGCTCCCTGccagggaaggaaggggagactGGTTGAGTTTCCCACTGAGACTGGGTGTACTACTCCAGAGAGGGCTGGAGCTCAGCGGCTGCTCTGGGAAGATAAGACATGTTGGACCTCCTCTTCTAGGGGCTCATAACACCCTCTTAGTACAGCATGTGCGCCGCCACAGCAAACAAGGACAGAGCCGGCCTGTTCAAGACTGTCTGGAATGGAGCCTCTAATTCAAAGTGCAAATGCCACATTTCCTCAGTGTATGGGGCCAAGGCCAAGGCAAGCCAGCGGATCAGTAAGTTCATACTCCCAACACATGCATAAACGGGCAGCAGTGACAACGAGAAAATCCTTGTAAAATTAAAAGGCAACACTTACCCGAATCACAGACAACAGCAACGTGTTACCGCTTAGTCCTGGACACAAGTGAGCTGTCACACATTCCTCCTGATCACTTCTGCTTTTTGGTGCACAGTGTTGGTATGAGAATCGGCTGGGGGAGGCTTGTGGTAAAATAAGAAACATCTCAACCGGTTTCTCTGAACAGCCGAGGACATTTCCTGCTGAGTGAGAGCAAAAAGCAGAACATCTATTGTGTAGTGTTTATAGAAACAGAGGCAGACTGTGTTTCAACTGCATGACTGATTTCCAAGGGGGATTTAATTAGCGGTGCTCATGCTGCCAGTAGATTGGCTACAGTCCATTGTAGAGATGTTTTTCATGTGATTCACGCCAAACTGGTAACCTAGAAGACCACTGCAGATGGAGTCTAATGTGGCCGTATGTCGCAACATGAATGAAAAGAATGAAATGCACCACCCAAATACATAAAAATGTGTTTATTCAATCTCTGACAATTATGCCAgaatattttttgttttgttgacacaTTTGTGGAAATTGTTTGGATTGGATTAATTGTATACGGTAGTTACTGGACATATAATTACTGCTGAAGAGATGTTCAGAAGACACCTTTGCCTTGAACCCCTCAACATATGAATACAAAATATATGGCTTGTATCTAGTGGAAAGAGACTGTAGGCAGAGGGCTGTACAGGTATGCTCAAGAGAAGCTTTATTCCCTCCGTACTTTAGCACATAATGGCAGACACTGAGCCTCTGAAACAACATAATTACATTTAATGTCACATAAGATGAGAGGACGAAGGTACACATTCTATTTACACAAGGCAAGACTTGTGCCTGTGCCTGCTGCCCGAACaactctccttgttcgggctgcGTTCGGAGGACGACGtcgccggctttctagccatcgtcgctccatttttcatgtatccatttgttttgtcttgttccctgcacacctggttttcattccccaatcacactacatgtatttattcctctgttccccatcatgtctttgtgaaAGATTGTTTG contains these protein-coding regions:
- the plac8l1 gene encoding cornifelin homolog A isoform X5 produces the protein MEDTTAIVTTDHCAPVTKAAKHQAPGDEEDEEAGGWDIGTESWNTQSAASAVMKLPVLTQPGLGVTTTTVTTITQTGGDWSSSLFNVCGDRSTCLLGVFVPCCLDLSLAHQYGECLCLPLLPGSTFAMRVGIRERYKIQGSVCEDWTTVYCCYPLAICQMIREMKRRMKSQTYKVSTALECS
- the plac8l1 gene encoding PLAC8-like protein 1 isoform X1; translated protein: MFLILPQASPSRFSYQHCAPKSRSDQEECVTAHLCPGLSGNTLLLSVIRGAAVSMEDTTAIVTTDHCAPVTKAAKHQAPGDEEDEEAGGWDIGTESWNTQSAASAVMKLPVLTQPGLGVTTTTVTTITQTGGDWSSSLFNVCGDRSTCLLGVFVPCCLDLSLAHQYGECLCLPLLPGSTFAMRVGIRERYKIQGSVCEDWTTVYCCYPLAICQMIREMKRRMKSQTYKVSTALECS
- the plac8l1 gene encoding uncharacterized protein plac8l1 isoform X4 gives rise to the protein MFLILPQASPSRFSYQHCAPKSRSDQEECVTAHLCPGLSGNTLLLSVIRGAAVSMEDTTAIVTTDHCAPVTKAAKHQAPGDEEDEEAGGWDIGTESWNTQSAASAVMKLPVLTQPGLGVTTTTVTTITQTGGDWSSSLFNVCGDRSTCLLGVFVPCCLDLSLAHQYGECLCLPLLPGSTFAMRVGIRERYKIQPGFR
- the plac8l1 gene encoding uncharacterized protein plac8l1 isoform X3, which gives rise to MFLILPQASPSRFSYQHCAPKSRSDQEECVTAHLCPGLSGNTLLLSVIRGAAVSMEDTTAIVTTDHCAPVTKAAKHQAPGDEEDEEAGGWDIGTESWNTQSAASAVMKLPVLTQPGLGVTTTTVTTITQTGGDWSSSLFNVCGDRSTCLLGVFVPCCLDLSLAHQYGECLCLPLLPGSTFAMRVGIRERYKIQQPGFR
- the plac8l1 gene encoding uncharacterized protein plac8l1 isoform X2 — protein: MFLILPQASPSRFSYQHCAPKSRSDQEECVTAHLCPGLSGNTLLLSVIRGAAVSMEDTTAIVTTDHCAPVTKAAKHQAPGDEEDEEAGGWDIGTESWNTQSAASAVMKLPVLTQPGLGVTTTTVTTITQTGGDWSSSLFNVCGDRSTCLLGVFVPCCLDLSLAHQYGECLCLPLLPGSTFAMRVGIRERYKIQLWLYTIFYFVLHAVGNVFLICNVKTHSDLLRKDSF